The following are from one region of the Streptomyces fradiae genome:
- a CDS encoding ABC transporter ATP-binding protein gives MTGREWGLRAERVTRTAGGALLLDGVSLAPRPGQVTGLLGPNGSGKSTLLRVLAGVLAPDAGVVTLDGDPLSGLPRRTVARRLATVEQHADTQVDLTVSDVVRLGRVPHRRAWAPAAAGDEAAVRAALARTGLGDRADRAWRTLSGGERQRVQIARALAQEPRELLLDEPTNHLDIQHQLELLALLTGLGLTSVIALHDLNLAAMYCDHLVVLRAGRVVASGPPAEVLTAELIADVYGVRAAVSRPDPDGRPHIRFLGPVAPVLPVVPVVSPRASS, from the coding sequence ATGACCGGACGGGAGTGGGGGCTGCGGGCCGAGCGGGTGACGCGGACGGCCGGCGGTGCGCTGCTGCTCGACGGGGTGAGCCTGGCGCCGCGCCCCGGCCAGGTCACCGGGCTGCTCGGGCCGAACGGTTCGGGGAAGTCGACGCTGCTGCGGGTCCTCGCGGGGGTGCTGGCGCCGGACGCCGGGGTGGTGACCCTTGACGGCGATCCGCTGTCCGGGCTGCCGCGCCGGACGGTCGCCCGCCGGCTCGCCACCGTCGAGCAGCACGCCGACACCCAGGTCGATCTGACGGTGTCGGACGTCGTACGGCTCGGGCGCGTCCCGCACCGCCGGGCGTGGGCGCCGGCCGCGGCGGGCGACGAGGCGGCGGTACGGGCGGCGCTGGCCCGCACCGGGCTCGGCGACCGGGCGGACCGGGCGTGGCGCACGCTGTCGGGCGGTGAGCGGCAGCGCGTCCAGATCGCCCGGGCGCTCGCCCAGGAGCCGCGCGAGCTGCTCCTCGACGAACCCACCAACCACCTGGACATCCAGCACCAGTTGGAGCTGCTCGCGCTGCTCACCGGGCTCGGCCTCACGAGCGTGATCGCGCTGCACGACCTCAATCTGGCGGCGATGTACTGCGACCATCTGGTGGTGCTGCGGGCGGGGCGGGTGGTGGCGAGCGGCCCGCCGGCGGAGGTCCTGACGGCGGAGCTGATCGCCGACGTGTACGGCGTCCGCGCCGCCGTGTCCCGCCCGGACCCGGACGGGCGCCCGCACATCCGCTTCCTGGGGCCCGTCGCACCGGTCCTGCCTGTCGTGCCCGTCGTCAGTCCGCGAGCGTCCAGTTGA
- a CDS encoding GyrI-like domain-containing protein, whose amino-acid sequence MSSDATTPEPDPDTRPRLVDLEPVTTAVVRGAVAPAELRGFFDGAFGALGRVLHEQEIAPESAAFGLYRGASGEKLDLEVGFAVGREVRSEDGVVAGRLPGGRVARVTHRGGFDGLGAAWESLAGWIREQGLRPGELRWEVYVTRPTPDMDPRDLRTELNWTLAD is encoded by the coding sequence ATGAGCAGCGACGCCACCACCCCCGAGCCCGACCCCGACACCCGGCCGCGCCTCGTCGACCTCGAACCCGTCACGACCGCCGTCGTCCGCGGGGCCGTGGCGCCCGCCGAGCTGCGCGGGTTCTTCGACGGGGCGTTCGGTGCGCTCGGACGGGTGCTGCACGAGCAGGAGATCGCCCCGGAGAGCGCCGCGTTCGGGCTCTACCGGGGAGCGTCGGGGGAGAAGCTGGACCTGGAGGTGGGCTTCGCCGTCGGCCGGGAGGTACGCAGCGAGGACGGGGTGGTCGCCGGCCGGCTGCCCGGCGGGCGGGTCGCCCGGGTGACGCACCGGGGCGGCTTCGACGGGCTCGGCGCGGCCTGGGAGTCGCTCGCGGGCTGGATCCGCGAGCAGGGACTGCGGCCCGGCGAGCTGCGCTGGGAGGTGTACGTGACGCGCCCGACGCCCGACATGGACCCGCGGGACCTGCGTACCGAGCTCAACTGGACGCTCGCGGACTGA
- a CDS encoding D-Ala-D-Ala carboxypeptidase family metallohydrolase — protein sequence MPRSTAQSRPVRLLLSFVMLLSSVVLGVLATAGPAQADACYTWSRTLSQGASGADVTALQIRVAGYPGYGGVLAIDGSYGPATAAAVKRFQSAYGLAADGVAGPATFSKIYALQDDDCTPAHFSYAELNTCNTTWAGGAVSAATAKSNALRTMWKLEALRHALGDAPIRVTSGFRSTACNAAVGGASTSRHLYGDAADLGAGSHSLCTMAQQARNHGFNGILGPGYPDHNDHTHVDHRPSRYWSAPNCGI from the coding sequence ATGCCCAGATCCACCGCTCAGTCCCGCCCCGTACGCCTGTTGCTCTCCTTTGTCATGCTCCTGTCGTCCGTCGTGCTCGGGGTCCTCGCGACCGCCGGCCCCGCCCAGGCCGACGCCTGCTACACCTGGTCCCGCACGCTCTCCCAGGGCGCGAGCGGCGCCGATGTGACCGCCCTGCAGATCCGGGTCGCCGGGTATCCCGGCTACGGCGGGGTGCTGGCGATCGACGGTTCCTACGGCCCCGCCACCGCCGCGGCCGTCAAGCGCTTCCAGTCCGCGTACGGCCTCGCCGCCGACGGGGTCGCCGGGCCCGCGACGTTCAGCAAGATCTACGCCCTGCAGGACGACGACTGCACCCCCGCGCACTTCTCGTACGCCGAGCTCAACACCTGCAACACCACCTGGGCCGGCGGCGCGGTGAGTGCGGCGACGGCCAAGTCGAACGCCCTGCGCACCATGTGGAAGCTGGAGGCCCTCCGGCACGCCCTGGGCGACGCGCCGATCCGCGTGACGAGCGGATTCCGCAGCACGGCCTGCAACGCGGCCGTCGGCGGCGCCAGCACCAGCCGTCACCTCTACGGCGACGCCGCCGACCTCGGCGCGGGCTCGCACTCCCTCTGCACCATGGCCCAGCAGGCCCGCAACCACGGCTTCAACGGCATCCTGGGTCCGGGCTACCCCGACCACAACGACCACACCCACGTCGACCACCGCCCCAGCCGCTACTGGTCGGCCCCGAACTGCGGCATCTGA
- a CDS encoding iron chaperone, whose amino-acid sequence MVRTPAQDVDGYLAGITGDRAAALGRLRELCRGELGGFVETIAYGMPAYTRDGAAEIAFASQKQYISFYLMRADVAEAFAERLAGQDMGKGCIRFRKPDAIDYDLVRDLLAAVARTPGTVC is encoded by the coding sequence ATGGTGCGCACCCCGGCTCAGGACGTCGACGGCTACCTCGCCGGGATCACCGGCGACCGGGCGGCCGCTCTCGGCCGGCTGCGGGAGCTGTGCCGGGGGGAGCTGGGCGGGTTCGTCGAGACGATCGCGTACGGGATGCCCGCGTACACCCGGGACGGGGCGGCGGAGATCGCCTTCGCCAGTCAGAAGCAGTACATCTCCTTCTACCTGATGCGCGCGGACGTGGCCGAGGCCTTCGCCGAGCGGCTCGCAGGCCAGGACATGGGCAAGGGCTGCATCCGGTTCCGCAAGCCGGACGCGATCGACTACGACCTCGTCCGCGACCTCCTCGCCGCCGTCGCGCGCACGCCCGGCACGGTCTGCTGA
- a CDS encoding undecaprenyl-diphosphate phosphatase has translation MSAISLGQATILGIVEGITEFLPISSTGHLKITEGLMGIPVDDPAVVGFSAVIQVGAIAAVLVYFFKDIVRIVTAWVRGLRDKEERYHHDYKFAWWIIFATIPIVVVGLAAKPLIDGPLASLWVVAASLIVGSGVMWAADRMGRHKRGEDDTDLKDAMLVGGSQILALLFPGFSRSGATMSTALMLDLDRVAATRLSFFLGIPALTGAGVYELKDAVGTGAATGPLIVGTAVSFVVAYASIAWLLKYVAQHSFNAFVIYRLVVGVLLLGLLTTGVLSA, from the coding sequence ATTCTCGGCATCGTCGAGGGCATCACCGAATTCCTGCCCATCTCCTCCACCGGGCATCTGAAGATCACCGAGGGGCTGATGGGCATCCCGGTCGACGACCCGGCGGTGGTGGGCTTCTCCGCGGTGATCCAGGTCGGCGCGATCGCCGCCGTCCTCGTCTACTTCTTCAAGGACATCGTCCGCATCGTCACCGCCTGGGTGCGCGGCCTCAGGGACAAGGAGGAGCGCTACCACCACGACTACAAGTTCGCCTGGTGGATCATCTTCGCGACCATCCCGATCGTGGTCGTGGGCCTGGCGGCCAAGCCGCTGATCGACGGCCCGCTCGCCTCTCTGTGGGTGGTCGCCGCCTCGCTCATCGTCGGCAGCGGCGTGATGTGGGCGGCGGACCGGATGGGCCGGCACAAGCGCGGCGAGGACGACACCGACCTCAAGGACGCGATGCTGGTGGGCGGTTCGCAGATCCTCGCCCTGCTCTTCCCCGGCTTCTCGCGCTCGGGCGCGACGATGTCCACCGCCCTGATGCTGGACCTCGACCGGGTCGCCGCGACCCGCCTCTCCTTCTTCCTCGGCATCCCCGCCCTCACCGGCGCCGGCGTCTACGAGCTCAAGGACGCCGTCGGCACCGGCGCGGCCACCGGCCCGCTGATCGTCGGCACGGCCGTCTCCTTCGTGGTGGCGTACGCGTCGATCGCCTGGCTGCTGAAGTACGTCGCCCAGCACTCCTTCAACGCCTTCGTGATCTACCGCCTGGTCGTCGGCGTCCTCCTCCTCGGCCTCCTGACGACGGGCGTCCTCTCTGCCTGA